In Nilaparvata lugens isolate BPH chromosome 5, ASM1435652v1, whole genome shotgun sequence, the following proteins share a genomic window:
- the LOC120351313 gene encoding uncharacterized protein LOC120351313, producing the protein MGNGLTTDVSTAADDSPGGHPRSSSPTSMQEIQQRWPSTHLDVAVALQEGASPTRLSAAEAFSPQRDVTLAPPDDKPSSHRETTEIGAQQSNQSTSPTMADSMLDFLNEIRNQRRAHQEDLERSLTKIFREAHVDMNTRLDRMQGSFHSQVISLAEVSQKEVIGKNAEIGKVIVSQVELTQASIESQAFKKNDNFIALTNSVEVGVDSTTASHSLVIDLKVEKIETTQLITTKEDDSIQREVELLKHDDSTASTRLEISTKGRDVCQLNFISQLQSNPSVFFEKIALGRELLIEFHLTSDSLRKWKKGFFHLRTGPYTIAQASSQGDICRVMSVGAWSNFRRILLHRRLFPFKISAESLTYQNRSENSNKLAISRPSILERAPPEMQSLS; encoded by the exons CGCTGGCCGTCCACTCATCTCGATGTGGCAGTGGCACTTCAGGAAGGAGCGTCGCCCACCAGACTGTCGGCTGCAGAAGCTTTTTCTCCACAGAGGGACGTCACACTGGCGCCTCCTGATGATAAACCATCTTCTCATCGCGAGACTACCGAGATAGGAGCTCAACAATCGAATCAATCAACTTCACCAACCATGGCAGATAGTATGCTGGACTTTTTGAATGAGATACGCAATCAACGGAGAGCGCATCAGGAGGATCTAGAAAGAAGTCTGACCAAAATATTTCGAGAAGCACATGTGGACATGAATACACGATTGGACCGTATGCAGGGAAGCTTTCATTCACAAGTGATAAGCCTAGCTGAAGTTTCACAGAAGgaagtgattggaaaaaatgcggaaattggaaaagttattgtCAGTCAAGTGGAGTTGACTCAAGCGTCAATAGAGAGTCAAGCTTTCAAAAAAAATGACAACTTTATCGCCCTTACAAACTCTGTGGAGGTTGGAGTGGATTCAACTACAGCCAGTCATAGTCTAGTTATCGACTTGAAAGTTGAAAAGATAGAAACAACACAGCTCATCACTACTAAGGAAGATGATTCAATCCAAAGGGAAGTTGAGTTGCTAAAACACGATGATTCAACTGCATCTACGAGGTTGGAGATCTCTACGAAAGGTCGGGATGTATGTCAGCTGAACTTCATAAGCCAACTGCAAAGCAATCCTTcggtattttttgaaaaaattgcacTTGGACGAGAATTGTTGATCGAGTTTCATCTTACTTCTGATTCCCTTCGAAAATGGAAAAAGG GTTTCTTTCATCTTCGCACGGGGCCATACACCATTGCTCAAGCATCCAGCCAAGGTGATATCTGCAGGGTGATGTCTGTGGGCGCTTGGTCTAACTTCAGGAGGATCTTACTCCACAGGAGGCTGTTTCCTTTCAAGATTTCTGCTGAATCATTGACCTACCAGAATCGGAGTGAAAATTCAAATAAGTTGGCCATTTCAAGACCTTCTATCCTGGAGAGAGCTCCACCGGAAATGCAATCTTTGTCATAG